A segment of the Mercurialis annua linkage group LG4, ddMerAnnu1.2, whole genome shotgun sequence genome:
AATTACTTCAATTTTACCATGGGCTGTCTTCCAGATGAGCTGCCATATCTTCACTGCAATGTGTACCCATTGGAAACTTTTCCGGCCAATTTTGCTCCGGTGGAGCTTGTAGAGCTTCATTTGCCTTACACCATGGTATGCTTCTAAAGTTTCAGTAATTTACTTTTTCattgaaaaaaaatacttaGTTTATTCTGGCTATGTTTGTTTTGCTGCAGAATATAAAAGCTTGCAAAGACAGCAAAGTACAAATATCGAAAGGTTATCTTctaaatttatgccaaaattatTAATATCAATATCAAACTAAACGATATAGTATATACCTTTATAAATTATTACAGTTAGGACCATTTTTCTTATTGCTTGCTACCCAttgcttatactatttgagctaTACCTCATTGATTAGTTAGGACTATTATTTACGTAACTCGAAGTATCAAATCAATAACATTCTATAATTTCATATGCAATTCGAGAATTTAAAACCACAACTATTAGATATTAGAAAAAATTCAATTAGATTTcaatcaaaagaaaacaaataataatggATTCATATGTTAGTAAAGTAGCtacataatacatttattatttttgtaaataaataattcataattaaaattagatatatctaaagattttaaaaatttcatatcattttataatttaactcATTAAACCAAATCATGAtcttaaaaagttattaaattatagaGATTATCActttatcaaataataaattatagagGTTATATCATATGTGAAATTTGAATAAAGATATGAACGGTCGCATTCGTTTCTTCAATATAAGcttttcaattttctttatttgttgtCCATTTCTTTTTTACATTGCTGAATAAAGCTTTGAAAGTTATAAATGGTGGGTCAAAGAAACATCTTGCCTTTGCATTTGATGCTTATATTATTGGCTAAATAAAGGCATATACTTTTGCTTTTGATAAAGGCATTCCTTTCGTTTTCTTTGTCTATTCTTTGTCCATTCttcaatattaattttttttgacataaaacTGAAAAGCTGTGATTATTCACCCATTTTCTATTGTTGTGATATACATCAGAACAAGAGTTTCAGTCTTTCTTTGGTTTGTAAGTAATCAATTCTAATTGTCTTATTCTTCCAAGTAGATTttagaataaataaatattttatatggtAGATCCTTGTTGTTGTCTGTGTTTGTTAATTGATTAAACTTAtaactttttcctttttttttggtaatgttgCCTTAAAATTTGGAAACAATTTGTAACAACTGaaccattttataatttatatttcaatgtTTAGATCACAaatgtactttttttatttttttactacaaatatcacaatttttttaatgggaTCTCAGATTACTTTTATAACTTTAATATCACATtaatatactatatattatatagtatGATATATATCATATATCTATCAATATAGATTGCAagtcatttttttattacaatgaACGGGGAGTAGAGGTTCGAATCTAAATCTCTAATTTTGAATAATATGTCTCTATTAATTGGTTAATCCTACGGTGTAGTATAGATTGAGAGTTTCTTTTTGTACAACTTATAATAAGTCAATTCAACCAATAATAGTTTAACTAGAATATTTTAAGAAGAGAAATAAATATCCGTACTCTTGTATTCTTGGGCTAATTCTAATTGACCTCAATAATAGTTTTTCTGTTTTTAGTTGTTTTTCCTGCTCTCGCGTCTTAATTAGGCAAGAAAATAACTATTGCTGTTGTTTGTTGAACGTTAATTATGTAAAACAGACCGGCTACTTGCTGCTTCCGGTTGATACATACACTTATTTGACAAGCCCACTTTGCTTTCTTTCTTCCTGGTAAGCGATTTAATAGCCATTATTTGCATTTATTCCagactttttttcttcttaatttatcttttattggTTAAAACATTTCATTCATTTTTATGTTTCTGATGTTACAGTAAGAGAGAGAAATGGACTTTATTATGTCTGTTGCAACTTCAGTTGCTACTGACATTGCAAAATCTGTTATAGCCCCTATTGGAAGGCAGATTGGCTACATTATTTACTACAGCCGTAATGTCAACAATCTAAGAGTGGAGCTGCAGAAGCTGGTTGACAAGAAAACGACTGAGGTGGATCCACGTGTTGATAATGCTGCAAGGAACTTGGAAAATGTTGCTGCTTCAGTGACTAATTGGCAGAAAGCAGTCAATGATGTGAATGGAGCTGCTACAGATTTTCTGGATGACGAAGTTAAAAGGAATAACAAGTGCATGAATGGGTTGTGTCCTAATCCAATCTCACATCATTCTTTGGGTAGAAAAGCTGTGAAGATCGCTGCTGATGTTCTTACTCTTCTCCAAGAAGCTGATCAATGGCCTTTCCTCAATCAAATTGCCATTCCTGCACCTCCATCGATGTCAGGATCAACATTCGATGCCGTAGGAATAAGGCTTTTTGAATCCAGGAGATCAATCGAGCATGCGGTGTGCGAAGCATTAAAGGATGATAATTTAGGCATGATTGGTCTATGTGGGATGGGTGGAGTGGGTAAAACCACTCTAGTAAAGAAGCTCATGAAAAGAGCTCTGAATGAGCAATTATTTGATGAAATTGTGATGGCAGTCGTTTCTCAGAGTCCGAACATTCAGAGGCTTCAAGGTGAAATTGCTGCTCCTTTAGGGTTGCAGTTTGATAATGAGAGTTTACTTGGAAGGGCTGGTAAGCTACATGCAAGGATTGCAGATAGTGAGAAAAGGATCCTTTTAATATTAGACGATGTTTGGAACGAGTTAAATTTTGAAGAAATAGGACTCCCTCCACCTAATAAATCAAGGAAATACAAGATTGTTTTGACTTCGCGAAATAAAGATGTTTGCAACGTAATGGGGAGCCAAAAGAATTTTGAAATCCAAGTTTTAGAAAATGAAGAAGCTTGGTCTTTGTTTAGAGAAATGGCCGGCGATTCCTTTGATCAGGTAGCAAGAGAGGTCTCAGATGAATGCAGAGGTTTGCCTATTGCAATTGTAACTTTGGCCAAGGcattgaaaaataaaacaaaagaaatttgGGATGATGCACTTGTAAGACTAAAGAATTCTAACACGGAAGGTATTAGAGGAATGGAAAAAGATGTGTTGTTCCGAATTGAATTAAGTTATGATTATCTGGAAAATGAGGAAGCAAAGTCATGTTTTTTGATGTGTTGTTTGTATCCTGAAGATTACGATGTTCCAGTTGAATATTTGGTCAGATATGGGATTGGACTGGGGCTGTTTAAAAATGTTCGTACCGTGCAGCAGGCAAGAAATAGAGTTTATGCCATTATTGATGAACTCAAAGCATCATTCTTGTTGCTTAATGGTGATGCATATTTGTATGATTCTGTGAAAATGCATGATCTAGTACGAGATGTTGCCATAAGAATTGCCTCCAAGGATCAACATAGGTATATAGTAAGCTGTGATGCTGAAATAAACAAGTGGCCTGAAGGTACAGATCAGAAGTATAGAGATTGCACTGCGATTTCACTATTTTGTAGTAAAATTAAGGAACACCCAGTTGATTTGGAGTGTCCAAAGCTACAACTTTTACAAGTTGAATGCGGAAAAGATTCACAATCCCTACCAGAAAATCTTTTTGAAGGGATGATAGAACTCAAAGTTGTTTCATTGAAAATCCCATCTTTGCCCCGGTCGCTTGATGTCCTAAAGAAACTTCAAACCTTGCATCTTAAGCTTCTTCATTTTGGTGATATATCTACAATTGGTGCTTTACAGAGTCTGCAAATTCTTTGTATTAAGAGCGGAAGTTATAGGAGCGGaagtattttttctaaaaaaaaaaaagagagaagttTTAAGTATTTGCCAACAGAAATTGGAATGTTGAAGAATTTGAGGTTGCTAGATTTATGGGAAATGGAGGAATTGGAGTACATTCCATCAGGTGTATTATCAAGATTGTCCAAATTGGAAGAGTTGTATGTGACAAGTTTCTTCTTTGCTTGGGGAGTGACTACTGAAGATGGAAAGACAAATGCAAGCCTCAATGAGATAGAGTCTCATCCCATAACTGGATTAAAAATTGGTATACAAAATTCCTCAGTTTTGTGTAAAGAATCCGTCTTCGAGAATCTTACTAGATTTAAAATCATTATGTCTCCATTTGCATTTGTTGATAGAAGGGAACGACGACGCAGAGATTCTGTGAATGAGTTATATATTGGAGGTGAtgcaattgaaattaaaaatagcgCGATCCATGCTTTATTAAGAACATCTGAAGGGTTGATGCTGAAAAATTCAAATGTGAAGACTGTTCATGAGCTAGAAGACAATGGCTGTCCATATTTGAAGAAGATAGCAGTTCACAGTTGTGATAGGCTAGAATGCTTTGTTGATGCAACCAAGGGGAGTCCATCTTCACAAGAAATTACGCAATTAAGGATTAGTGATTCGGTTCAGCTTCCATGTTATGCTAATTTGAGAGTGATCAAAGTACAGCTTTGTTGCAAGTTAAGATATGTGTTTCCACTATCAGTTGCCAGAGGGTTGAGACATCTTGAAAGTttagatatatataaatgtgatGAGATGGAGGTAATCTTCTACAGAGAGGAAGAAGATTATGGTAACATGAGAGCTGTGCTTGAGTTTCCTAAACTAAAAGAATTAAGTCTTGTTGCTCAAAAGCTAATATCAGCTGTTGGTCATCTAAATCCTAATCAATTGAAGGAAGATGATTGTGCCCTGAAGACATCAACAATGAGTTGGAAGGTgtgatttttattatatatatatgatctaGCGATATGACTATGACGTTATAGTTTTAATGAATAAGCTATGATTTATTAACACTGTAAAATCCCTCTTGCAGAGTAAAAAAATAGTTGAGCAATGCCTCTTTCCATCGCATTGGCTACAAGCACAAAATCTACAAAATCTGGAGTTGTCAAATTGCAATTCATTAAAAGTGGTATTTTCCCCATCCGGAGCACAACAACTGGTACAACTTAAAGGTTTAAGTATAATAGAATGTGAGCAGTTGCAATTTATAGTagcagaagaagaggaagacaCTAATAAGGGAACAACCAAAATAGTACTGTTTCCTTCCTTAACATACCTTTATCTCTATCGTCTACCAGAGATAGTGGCCTTTTGTCCGAACAGGCATATCTCCTTTGATTTGCCCTTGTTTAAAAACTTGCATTGTGAAGAATGTCCTAAAATGAAGAGATTTTGCTCAACAACTCCAACCCAATCAATGTTGAACCAGACTGCGAGTTGTTCCATTGATGGTGTCCATAATGTCTCCAGGAGCAAGACAAGCATGCCCAGCTTGATAGTTCCAAGGATAGCAAGAAGGGGATCACAACAAGAAAGTGTCAAAACAAATACGCAAACTAGACATCCTATTTCTGGTGAAGATCAGCTGCA
Coding sequences within it:
- the LOC126677500 gene encoding disease resistance protein At4g27190-like, which codes for MDFIMSVATSVATDIAKSVIAPIGRQIGYIIYYSRNVNNLRVELQKLVDKKTTEVDPRVDNAARNLENVAASVTNWQKAVNDVNGAATDFLDDEVKRNNKCMNGLCPNPISHHSLGRKAVKIAADVLTLLQEADQWPFLNQIAIPAPPSMSGSTFDAVGIRLFESRRSIEHAVCEALKDDNLGMIGLCGMGGVGKTTLVKKLMKRALNEQLFDEIVMAVVSQSPNIQRLQGEIAAPLGLQFDNESLLGRAGKLHARIADSEKRILLILDDVWNELNFEEIGLPPPNKSRKYKIVLTSRNKDVCNVMGSQKNFEIQVLENEEAWSLFREMAGDSFDQVAREVSDECRGLPIAIVTLAKALKNKTKEIWDDALVRLKNSNTEGIRGMEKDVLFRIELSYDYLENEEAKSCFLMCCLYPEDYDVPVEYLVRYGIGLGLFKNVRTVQQARNRVYAIIDELKASFLLLNGDAYLYDSVKMHDLVRDVAIRIASKDQHRYIVSCDAEINKWPEGTDQKYRDCTAISLFCSKIKEHPVDLECPKLQLLQVECGKDSQSLPENLFEGMIELKVVSLKIPSLPRSLDVLKKLQTLHLKLLHFGDISTIGALQSLQILCIKSGSYRSGSIFSKKKKERSFKYLPTEIGMLKNLRLLDLWEMEELEYIPSGVLSRLSKLEELYVTSFFFAWGVTTEDGKTNASLNEIESHPITGLKIGIQNSSVLCKESVFENLTRFKIIMSPFAFVDRRERRRRDSVNELYIGGDAIEIKNSAIHALLRTSEGLMLKNSNVKTVHELEDNGCPYLKKIAVHSCDRLECFVDATKGSPSSQEITQLRISDSVQLPCYANLRVIKVQLCCKLRYVFPLSVARGLRHLESLDIYKCDEMEVIFYREEEDYGNMRAVLEFPKLKELSLVAQKLISAVGHLNPNQLKEDDCALKTSTMSWKSKKIVEQCLFPSHWLQAQNLQNLELSNCNSLKVVFSPSGAQQLVQLKGLSIIECEQLQFIVAEEEEDTNKGTTKIVLFPSLTYLYLYRLPEIVAFCPNRHISFDLPLFKNLHCEECPKMKRFCSTTPTQSMLNQTASCSIDGVHNVSRSKTSMPSLIVPRIARRGSQQESVKTNTQTRHPISGEDQLQKEDLSQQINGRNGTSCLFPSNLIEKMPSLKTVKLESCEAVEVMFSFEKCADGVLLGDFEKMDLHTLPSLVHVWLSISPQVTAFQSLKQLTIVNCEKLLHVWSRGVDENMIEQGKSKIVFPQLTILELESLHNLTSFCTEICAVTVELPLLETFRIKDCNQMRSFSYGASVITPKLKEIKTDEFNYSLNEDLNVTFQNVMPRLVMVDDKYYLAHSGSSTFRSFIVRNCKTMLNSIPRNFTISLQNLEKLWVKECDSFIFKYEEGDVVTFSHLEDIYLENLPKLEHLFNKFTINVIGFQKLTNLRVRYCDSLRSIFSSSMAKGLLQLQALEISYCSVLTEIIVEEDEEEEEVEIVFPQLRSLFLSDLDKLTSFCNGTCSLEFPLLQDISIGGCTQMKTFTYGSLITPKLKKARLNRREYDSLIGDQDLNATLHQRYKPKEEETLEIRGSSREVEVDVTKGTPNAIEGELDDVGQDVSHLTRHEIDVMEETSIEENVEILQDIKFQSGQSSVEGENHA